One genomic window of Deltaproteobacteria bacterium includes the following:
- a CDS encoding alpha/beta hydrolase yields MGSVRWQLHLPQEFCVARVVANAAIARANDVAVTRRDYQIASADPGIQLSVRQVIAAGISRLAEDRIVVFAHGHGISARPSFDIPDRNASWAEWMARRGYAVYLFDFRNCDWSTRERVMAEPPERNAAPSRSYLALRDLGAVVDHVRGRHRVKRVNLVGWSWGGTLAGWYASVQPEKVRRLALYAPLYSGREEPKAFEPKGAYFLLSATAAAIKERFAKSQPLPAGEPPRDDSVVEALAVEERASDPTSDSRDPPSFRVPAGAVEDLFYTRIGRPLFNASSIYSPTLVVAGAADSVVPPEHREALMRDLVHAAVKREVIVPGATHVAQFDPRREELFRAVEAFLSERMQAQPER; encoded by the coding sequence ATAGGCTCAGTCCGGTGGCAGCTTCATCTTCCGCAGGAATTCTGCGTAGCGAGGGTCGTCGCGAACGCTGCGATCGCTCGCGCCAACGATGTCGCTGTCACACGGCGCGATTATCAGATCGCGTCGGCCGACCCCGGCATCCAGCTCTCTGTCCGCCAAGTGATCGCTGCAGGGATTTCCCGCCTTGCGGAGGACCGGATCGTCGTCTTTGCGCATGGCCACGGAATCTCCGCCCGGCCTTCATTCGACATCCCGGACCGAAATGCCTCGTGGGCGGAGTGGATGGCGCGGCGGGGGTATGCGGTCTATCTTTTCGATTTCCGCAACTGCGACTGGTCCACACGCGAGCGCGTCATGGCGGAGCCGCCTGAGCGCAATGCTGCGCCGAGCCGATCGTATCTGGCGCTGCGCGACCTAGGCGCCGTCGTCGACCACGTCCGCGGCCGACACCGCGTGAAACGGGTGAACCTCGTGGGGTGGTCATGGGGTGGAACGCTGGCAGGCTGGTATGCCTCGGTCCAGCCGGAAAAGGTCCGCCGGCTCGCGCTCTACGCACCGCTCTACTCGGGGCGGGAGGAGCCCAAGGCATTCGAACCCAAGGGCGCCTACTTCCTGTTGTCGGCGACCGCGGCTGCAATCAAGGAGCGCTTCGCGAAGAGCCAGCCGCTCCCCGCCGGGGAACCTCCCCGGGACGATTCCGTCGTCGAGGCGCTGGCGGTGGAGGAGCGCGCCAGCGACCCGACGAGTGATAGTCGCGACCCTCCCAGTTTCCGGGTGCCGGCAGGCGCGGTGGAGGATCTCTTCTACACCCGCATCGGCCGTCCTCTCTTCAATGCGTCCTCGATCTACTCGCCAACTCTCGTAGTCGCCGGCGCGGCGGACTCCGTGGTGCCACCCGAGCACCGTGAGGCGCTGATGCGCGACCTGGTCCATGCAGCGGTGAAGAGAGAAGTGATCGTCCCGGGCGCCACGCACGTCGCACAGTTCGACCCGCGACGCGAAGAACTCTTCCGAGCGGTGGAGGCGTTCCTCAGTGAGCGGATGCAGGCGCAACCCGAGCGTTGA